The sequence below is a genomic window from Variovorax paradoxus B4.
CACCAGGTTGTAGGCCGACAGCGCGCGGCCCGCGAGCGCCGTCGGCAAGGCCAGGGCGACGGCGGGCTGGGCCAGCGTGACAACGGTGGAGACGCACAGGAAAATCACCCAGGCCACCGTCCCCGCCGCGGGACCAGCTATCAAAACAAGAGCAAGCACCAGCATCCCGAGCGGCATTCCCCAACCCAGGAGCCGGGCGGCGGAAATGCCGCGGTGCGCGAGCCGCGGATTGACCACGCCCCAGAGCCAATAGGTCGCGAGCAGCGCGATGCTGATCCAGAACAGGGCGCCGGCGGCCTCCTGCGGGGTGTGGCCCGCCACGCGCGTGAGCCACGGCACGACCCAGAGCGTCTGCATCGCGACGAAGCCGCCATAGTTGAAGAACCCGATCGGCGCGAGCTTGCGGAAGAAGGGATCGCGCCATACGGCCGCATAGCTGCCCTCGTCCTGACTCTTTTCCTGGGCGGCGGTGCCATGCCACGCCGGCGCGGCCCATGCGATCAGCGCCATCGACACGAGCACGCCCGCCGCCAGGAGCCAGAACAACGGCCGCCAGCCGAGGTAGGGCATGAGCCACTGCACCGGCAAGGTCGCGCCGACAAGGCCGAAGGAGCCCACCATCAGCATCCACGAGTTGCTGCGCAGCTGCATGGGCGGCGTCAGCCAGCGCCGATAGCCGGTGAGCGGCGCCATCAGGCAGGCGCTCACGCCGACGCCGGTCAGCACGCGCGCCGCCAGCAACAGCCAGAAATGCGTGGCCACCGAGAACAGCAGGCAGCCGGCCACCGCGGCGGACAGGAAGCTGACGATCACGCGCTTGGGCCCATGGCGGTCGAGCCAGGTGCCCATGGGCAGCTGCGTGAACGCGAAACCCAGGAAATAGCCGCCCGCGAGCAATCCAAGATCGCGCGATTCGAGTCCGAACTCGGCGGTGAGCGCAGGCGACAGCGTGGCCGTGATGGCACGCACCAGCGTCGAGAAGAAATAGGCGAAGGCAAAGGCCAGGAAGACGGTGGCGATCCGCCGCCGTCCGGCAAGCAGGCTGCCGCTCATGGGAGGCGCAGGCCCTCGAAGAAGGTATTGGCCGCCTCGGGCGCAGAAGGCCGACCGAGCACGGTGGCCTGGTAGAGCGAGACACTGCCGTCTTTCTTCGACTGGGCGAACCAGAGCACCTGGACCGGTGCGGCGCCCTGGCGCGGCGGCTGGGCGTCGAGCCGCACCGGTGCGGGCACGGCGGTCGCGCGTTTCAGTGCAGCGGGGGCTTCGGTCATCTGCGCCTCGCCCAGCTGACTGCGGGTGGCAGCGCGCCACGCCTTGAGCCAGGCCTCGGCCTGCGCCGGACCGCTGGCGGACGCGTGGGCCACGGCGAAGGTCGCACCGCCCGTTTCGCAGCCCGCCATGTCGACCTGCACGGACTCGGCGCCGAGCGGCAAGGCGCGATCGGCGCGGTCCGGCTTGCAGGGCAGCAGGACGACCAGGCCGTCATCGGCAACCGGCACCTCGCGCCAGTTGAAGGTGGGGCTGCAGGCGGCAAGCACGAGCGCGGCGGCTGCGGCCAGCAGGGGCCGAAAACGGGAATCGGACGATGGCATCGGAAAGCCATTATCGAGCCGCGCGGAGGCGCCCCGGCACGATCCGGCCGGCGGAACTAAAATCGCCCGGCCCCTCTCCATCCGCTGCCATGAAAAAATACATCGCCGTCGCCGCAGTCGCCCTTGCATTGGCCGCTGGCGTGGGGGTGTACTTCGGCTCCGGCGCCACCGCGGCACCGGCCTCGACCTTCGTGCTGCTCGACGGCAGCAAGAAAAGCACCGACGACCTGAAGGGCAAGGTCACCCTGGTGAACTTCTGGGCCACGAGCTGCGTGACCTGCGTGGCTGAAATGCCCAAGGTCATCGCCACCTACGACAAGTACAAGTCGAAGGGCTACGACACGCTGGCAGTGGCCATGAGCTACGACCCGCCGAGCTACGTCGTCAACTTTGCCGAAACCCGCAAGCTGCCGTTCAAGGTGGCGATCGACAACACCGGCAGCGTGGCGCAGGCCTGGGGCGACGTGAAGCTCACGCCCACCACCTACCTGGTCAACAAGAAGGGCGAGATCGTGAAGCGCTACGTGGGCGAGCCCGATTTCGCCGAACTCCACAAGCTGATCGAGAAACTGCTCGCGGAGGCTTGATCCCCATCCCCGGATCCACAAAGGCGCTCCCTTCGGCAGCGCTTTTTTTGTTTCTGCAGCACGGGGCGCAGGGGCAGCGTAGCGGGGCGTATAGCAACAACCCGATGCATGCTGCGGCCCGGACTTTGCTAATCTGCGTCTTCCGCAGCTTCTTGCGCACCTTGCCTCCTCGATGACCGACTCCTCCGTGGCCGCCATGCAGGCCGCAGCGTCCGCCCCTCTCCCCCGAGCACGCATCGAGCGGCAGCGCCCGGCACGGCCCGCATGCGCAGGCCTGGCGCACCGGATTTCATCGCTGCTGCGCGTATGAGCTTCTCGGTTTCACGCCCCCTGCCGCTGGCCGACACGCCGGCCGTCGTGCTTCTGACGCCCGACGAAGCCCATGAGATCGATGCCGCGCGCGCGATCTTCCGCGACTACGCCGCCTCGCTGGGCATCGACCTGTGCTTCCAGAACTTCGACGGGGAAGTGGCCGGCTTGCCGGGCGATTACGCCGAGCCGCGCGGCGCGCTGCTGCTCGCGCTGGTCGATGAGGCGCATATCAAGGAGGCGGCCGGACAACAGACGCCGACCCTCTTGCGCCCCGATGGAACGGTGGCGCACGTGGCCGGCTGCTGCGCCCTGCGCCCGCTCGACAATGCCGACTACGCCAATGCCGCGGAGATGAAGCGCCTGTTCGTGCGGCCCGGCTTTCGCGGGCTGGGCGTCGGGCGGCAGCTCGCCGAAGCCATCCTCGACGCCGCGCGCGGCGCGGGTTATGCCTGTGTGCTGCTCGACACGCTGGACGACATGGAGTCGGCCCGCGCACTCTACGAAGACCTGGATTTCGAGGAAGTGCCGCCCTACTATCACAACCCGATTGCGGGCGCGCACTACCTCAAGGTGGATCTCTAGTCAGCCGCGGGCCTGGGCCAGCAGCGTCTCTGCGTTGCTGACCTCGAACTTGCCCGGTGCCTCGACGTTGAGCGAGGCGACCTTGCCGTCTTTCACGAGCATCGAATAGCGATTGCTGCGCAGACCCATGCCGCGGCCGGTCAGGTCGAGCGTGAGGCCGGTCGCCTTGGCGAAGTCGGCGCTGCCGTCGGCCAGCATGCGCACCTTGGTGCCGGTTTTTTGATCGCGCGCCCAGGCACCCATCACGAAGGCGTCGTTCACGCTCACGCACCAGATCTCGTCCACGCCGGCAGCCTTGAAGTCGTCGAAGTGCTGCACATAGCCGGGCACATGCTTGGCCGAGCAGGTCGGCGTGAAGGCACCGGGCAGCGCGAACAGCGCAATGGTCTTGCCGGCCGTGGCCTTGCTCACGTCCACCGGGTTCGGGCCGATGCTGCAGCCTTCGCCTTCGACCTCGGAATATTCCTGCAGGGTTGCCGAAGGAAGGGTGTCGCCGACTTTGATCATCTGAGTGCTCCTGAAAAAGAAAAACGGCCCACATTGTGGGCCGTTTCCGGATGGGTCGCCTCTTGCAAGGCCGATCAACCCGTGATCAGACCAGCACGGCCTTCTCGACCAGGCGGGTCACGACCCAGTTCTTGGTCTTCGAGATCGGACGGCTTTCCGTGATCTCGATGGTGTCGCCCAGCTTGTACTCGCCCTTTTCGTCATGGGCGTGGTACTTGCTCGTCTTGGCCACGATCTTGCCGTAGAGCTCGTGCTTCACACGGCGCTCGACCAGC
It includes:
- a CDS encoding MFS transporter, yielding MSGSLLAGRRRIATVFLAFAFAYFFSTLVRAITATLSPALTAEFGLESRDLGLLAGGYFLGFAFTQLPMGTWLDRHGPKRVIVSFLSAAVAGCLLFSVATHFWLLLAARVLTGVGVSACLMAPLTGYRRWLTPPMQLRSNSWMLMVGSFGLVGATLPVQWLMPYLGWRPLFWLLAAGVLVSMALIAWAAPAWHGTAAQEKSQDEGSYAAVWRDPFFRKLAPIGFFNYGGFVAMQTLWVVPWLTRVAGHTPQEAAGALFWISIALLATYWLWGVVNPRLAHRGISAARLLGWGMPLGMLVLALVLIAGPAAGTVAWVIFLCVSTVVTLAQPAVALALPTALAGRALSAYNLVVFAGVFVVQWGIGLLIDLFASAGLDPVASFRAALSVFLACCVMSYVYFLWAPPHNRSVVPRPA
- a CDS encoding TlpA disulfide reductase family protein, with the protein product MKKYIAVAAVALALAAGVGVYFGSGATAAPASTFVLLDGSKKSTDDLKGKVTLVNFWATSCVTCVAEMPKVIATYDKYKSKGYDTLAVAMSYDPPSYVVNFAETRKLPFKVAIDNTGSVAQAWGDVKLTPTTYLVNKKGEIVKRYVGEPDFAELHKLIEKLLAEA
- a CDS encoding GNAT family N-acetyltransferase; protein product: MSFSVSRPLPLADTPAVVLLTPDEAHEIDAARAIFRDYAASLGIDLCFQNFDGEVAGLPGDYAEPRGALLLALVDEAHIKEAAGQQTPTLLRPDGTVAHVAGCCALRPLDNADYANAAEMKRLFVRPGFRGLGVGRQLAEAILDAARGAGYACVLLDTLDDMESARALYEDLDFEEVPPYYHNPIAGAHYLKVDL
- a CDS encoding peroxiredoxin — protein: MIKVGDTLPSATLQEYSEVEGEGCSIGPNPVDVSKATAGKTIALFALPGAFTPTCSAKHVPGYVQHFDDFKAAGVDEIWCVSVNDAFVMGAWARDQKTGTKVRMLADGSADFAKATGLTLDLTGRGMGLRSNRYSMLVKDGKVASLNVEAPGKFEVSNAETLLAQARG
- the rpsQ gene encoding 30S ribosomal protein S17; amino-acid sequence: MTEAKKSLKRTLIGKVVSDKRAKTVTVLVERRVKHELYGKIVAKTSKYHAHDEKGEYKLGDTIEITESRPISKTKNWVVTRLVEKAVLV